The Candidatus Scalindua japonica DNA window GTTGGCTTTTGGCGTTGAATCTGGAAACCAGGAAATACTGAAAAAAACTAACAAGAATATAAAGCTGGAAGACGCGGAAAGGGCAGTTTCCTTTGCAAAAAAAGTAGGGGTAAAGACTAGGTCATTCTTTATACTGGGACATCCTTACGAAACTATTGAAACGATAAAAGACACTATTAACTTTGCCGCAAAATTAAATACGGATTTTATATCATTTGCAGTTATGGTGCCTTATCCGGGTACTGAGGTCTGGAGGCTTGCCAGTATGAAAGAGGCAGGCTATAACTATGTATCTCGAAATTGGGATGATTATAGAAAACATCTTGCTGCACCACTGGGGTTTTCTTCAATTCCGGCTGAAACCCTGAGGAATTTAGACAGGAATGCGTATTTGATCTTTTACTGGCGTAATCGCAGATGGTTTGACTTATTTGACTTCCTCTGGGGACACAGATCTATGATTAAGGCGTACATTTTTAATAAGATAAAGGAAAAGCTATATAGATTCCTGAGCATATTCACCTCATGTCCGGTAAAATAATGGGCTGAGGAACATTGATAACCTCTCACTTGCTGAGGAAAAGAATAATACAACTTCATATTATAGAGAAAGGAGTCTTAAAATGAGAAAAAAATTCAATTTTTTAAGAACTTTGGTTATGAGAAGTATGATTGATATTACTATTCTTTCAACATCTATTTTTCTTCCTATGGTATGTTTTGCGCTGACTCCAAACCCGGTTATGACAGGGATGGGAGATAGTATCGGTGAAGGAGTTCAATCTGGTGATGCTAATTTTGCAACACAGCCCTCCAGTTATCTCAACTTACTGACCAGGCAGATTGGCTTTGAATTACATGTTCCACTGATTCAATCAAGTCCTACTGGAGTGGTTGGGGACACTTCAAACCGGTCTCGCCTTATGCCGTTCGATCAAGCTACAAATCTTTCTGTATCGGGTGCAGATGTAAATTCAATGATTAATGATAAGGCGGACGCGCTGAGTATCGGAGAAATCGATTCAGAAACCGATTTAGTCTTATTTCCCCAGTTAGGAAGTCAACTGGAAATTGCCGAGTCCCTTAACTCATTGCTTACCGTTTGTTGGATAGGTAATAACGATGCTCTTTCAGCAGCCACCTCTTTCGATCAGCTGGATGGGTCTCAATTAACCCCTGTTCCAGAGTTTCAATCCGACTTTCAAGAAATTGCTCAGAGATTAGTTACGCCAGGTAAAGCAGTTGTTTTTGCTAATATTCCTTATGTCTCAGATATTGCTTTTCTTATTGACCGTCAAGATCTGATTAAATTTCTTGGCTCAGATTTTGGCCTGCCAGAAGGAGATTTAACGAGTATCGTTGTTATGTTTCTTATAATGCTGGGGATAGATGACGGCAGTTTACTCAACAATCCGGATTATGTTCTCGATTCGGGAGAGATACAACTTATTGAACAAAGAACAGATGTATTTAACCAGATAATTCAAGAGACCGCTGCAGGGCTTGGCATGCCTGTTGTTAATATTAACGCTTTATTTAATCAGATTGCCGCGAATCCTCCTTCACCTTTCGGCCTCACCCTTACAACCCGTTTCCTTGGTGGTATTTTCAGCCTGGACGGTGTCCATCCATCAAATTTTGCGCATGCGGTTATAGCCAATGCTTTTATTCAGACAATCAACAGCAGTTTCAACGCGAACATACCTCTTATCAGTAATAATGACCTCCTGCAAATTCTTATTACTGACCCGTTTGTAGATAAAGACAATGACGGAAGAGTTACCGGCAGATTTGGTGCGGGACTTTTAGAAACTTTAGCGCCTTTTCTGGGAATATCCGGAGATCCTAATGATTTTGCACCAAATAATTTGCCGAGCAATAGTGACATAGTTACTGCAGACGCTTTCAAAAATGGTTTTCTCTCTTTAAAAGGAAAAAACCCTGAGCAGGCCACTGAATGGGATAAAGACGAATTTATTAAAATCTTTAAAGATATTTTCAGTCCTGAGATTATTTTAAAATAGTCTCATTCATGTATGTGTCTTCCAGGAGGGAATTCCATAGATCTGAATACATTTGGTCATTTATTTAGATATTATAAAAGAAAGTACTGGAGGTAAGAAAGAATGGATTTTCCCAGGATTAAAGGTTCATATACAAGTTTTTCCAAGTCTCGTTTCCGTACACTTGCGACAACCTCACTTCTCTTTATGCTTATCGGTGTAGCACCGGTCCTTAGTACATGCTTGATTTCAGTCTCCTCCATGGCTTCTGTGAAAAAAGATACAGCGGTCAAGCTGCCTGCTGAGGCTTCAGCAGGCTGGTGGTCTAAAGTGCAGAAACAAATCCGTCAGTCCGAGTATCATGTGGGCTGGCAGGACCACTCTTTTCTTCCGTATGTTAAATCAGCCTATCAGGCCCCCAACAGAGCACAAAACCTGCGCACCTATTTCATTCGTGATGGTATCCGGGTAATTCCACGATCTTCAAAAGGAGATGATTGGATCTGGGGTATGTCCATGAGTAGTTATGGTTTTAAAGGTGATATCAAGGCGGCTGGACAAGCAATACCCTCATATTCAGGAAATGGTATTTATTACCAGCGGGAAGGCTTGATCGAATGGTACATAAATGACGAACACGGTCTTGAACAGGGATTTACTCTCGATTCTCCTCCCCGATCAAATGAACCTGACCCGGGAACATGGATTATCATTGAAATGGATCTTTATGGTGACCTGAAAGCCAGCCTGAACAGTATGGCTGGTATCGTAGAATTTATAAATACAGATGGGGAAGTAGTGTTATTTTACCATAAACTCCATGCGTTTGATTCCTCCGGAAAGGAACTGCCATCCGAACTTGCCCTTTCTGATTCAGGAATTGAAATTCTCGTTGACACAGACCAGGCGTCTTACCCCGTCACTATTGATCCTCTCATTACGGCTCCCAAACCAAACTGGTCAGCCGAGGGCAACCAGGTCGATGCTGTTTTTGGCTGGTCAGTCTCGACGGCAGGCGATGTCAATGGCGACGGATATAGCGACGTCATAATAGGGGCAGAATTGTACGATAATGGTGAGACAAATGAGGGTAAGGCCTTTGTGTACCATGGCTCGTCCTTTGGTTTAAGTGCTACTGCGGACTGGACGGTAGAAGGAAATAAGGAAAATGCCTACTTTGGATTTTTGGTGTCTACAGCAGGCGATGTGAATGGTGATGGGTACGACGATGTTATCATTGGTGCACCTCTATACAGTAACGGTGAGCTTTATGAAGGGAGGGCCTTTGTGTACCATGGTTCCGCTCTGGGCCTGAGTGCCGCTGCGGACTGGATGGACGAGAGCAATAAGGTATTAGCTTTTTTTGGTGTGGGATTAGCCACTGCGGGTGATGTGAATGGCGACGGATTCAGCGACATCATCGTAGGAGCAGATAGTTACAACAATGGTGAATTTGAAGAAGGAATGGCTTTTCTGTACCACGGCTCATCATCAGGTCTTAGTACTACCGCTGACTGGACAGACGAGGGTGACCAGGTCAGTGCTTACTTTGGTTTTTCGGTCTCTACAGCAGGTGATGTCAATGGTGATGGGTACGACGATGTTATTATTGGAGCAAATGGTTATGACAATGGTGAGGTAAATGAGGGAAAGGCCTTTGTATACTACGGTTCATCATCAGGTATTAGCACGATAGCAGACTGGGAGGTTGAAAGCAATCAGGTCAATTCTGTTTATGGCTGGGCAGTATCCTCTGCAGGTGATGTCAATGGCGATGGATATAGCGACGTTATTGTCGGGGCGCCTTTCTACGACAATGGTGAAAAGAACGAGGGTATGGTCTTTATGTACCTGGGCTCATCTTCCGGCCTCAGTATCAATGCAGACTGGACTGCCGAAAGTGATCAGGAAGCTGCTTTGATGGGACGTCTGGTATCTACAGCCGGTGACGTGAACGGAGATGGATACAGCGACGTCATTGTCGGGGTTCATGAATATGACAATGGTGAGATTGATGAAGGGTTGGCCATCGTGTACCTGGGCTCATCTACAGGCCTTAGTATGACCGGGGACTGGTCAGCCGAGGGAAACCAGAACCGTGCTATTTTTGGCCGTTCAGTATCAACCGCAGGGGATGTAAATGGAGATGGATACAGCGACATCATTGTAAGCGCGCCTTTTTATGACAATGGTGAGAGTCAGGAGGGGAAAGTCTTTGTATACATGGGCTCACCTGCCGGGCTTGGGACAACTGCAGACTGGAAGGCTGAGGGTGGCCAGACATCTGCTTATTTTGGCATTTCCGCGACAACAGCAGGAGATGTGAATGGAGATGGATTTGGGGACGTTATAGTCGGGGCCTATGAATTCGATAGTGGTGAGGTTAATGAGGGTAAGGTTTTTATGTACCTGGGTTCTCTTCTTGGTCCGAGCACTACAGCAGACTGGGAGGCTGAAGGCGATCAGGCAAATGCCTCTTTCGGTGTATCCGTTTCCACGGCCGGGGATGTGAATGGGGATGGCTACAGCGATATAATAGTCGGAGCGAATAAATATGATAACGGCGAGACTGATGAGGGAAGGGTATTTGTGTATAATGGTTCATCATCGGGGCTGGGTGCTTCCGCGGTATGGACAGCCGAAGGTGATCAGGCATATGCTTCATTTGGTGTATCAGTATCTACCGCCGGAGATGTGAATGGTGATGGGTACAGTGATATCATTATAGGGTCATGCACATATGATAACGGTGAAATTGATGAGGGGAAGGCCTTTGTATACCACGGATCGGCATCAGGTCTTAGTATCACTACAGACTGGACGGCAGAGGGTAATCAGGGCAGCGCAAACTATGGCTGGTCAGTATCAACAGCCGGAGATGTGAATAACGATGGTTACAGTGAGGTAATTGTAGGGGCGCCGCTCTACGAGAACGGAGAGACAAATGAGGGAATGGCCTCTGTGTACAATGGATCTTCATCGGGCCTTAGTAGCGCGGCGGACTGGACAGCAGAAGGCAGTCAGGCTAATGCTTACTTTGGTATTTCAGTATCCGCGGCAGGTGATGTTAACGCTGATGGGTATGGTGATGTAATTGTAGGCGCGCCTCTTTATGGTAACGGTGAAAGCTATGAAGGGATGGCTTCTGTGTACCATGGCTCTTTTTCAGGGCTGAACACTCTTGCAGACTGGACAGTGGAGAGTGACCAGGCATTAGCCCTGTTTGGTATTTCGGTGTCCACAGCAGGAGATGTGAATGGTGATGGATATGATGATGTCATTGTCGGATCACGCTTTTATGATAATGGCGAGACAGATGAGGGTATGGCCGTTGTATACCTCGGTTCTTCCTGGGGTATTAGCCCTACTGCATTCTGGACAGCCGAGGGAAACCAGATCAGTGCGTACTTTGGCTGGTCAGTATCTACAGCGGGTGATGTGAATGGAGATGGCTACAGTGATGTTATTGTTGGGGCCCCGCTCTATAATAACGGAGAAGCTGATGAGGGAATGGCGTTTTTGTATCTTGGTTCATCCTCCGGTCTTAATACTACCAGTACCGGGGATTGGACAGGAGAGGGAAACCAGCACAGTGCGTACTTCGGCTGGTCAGTATCAACGGCCGGAGATGTAAATGGAGATGGCTACAGTGATATAATCATTGGAGCGTATGGGTATGATAGTGGTGAGGTTAATGAAGGAGCAGCTTTTGTGTACCACGGCTCTTCCTCTGGATTCGGAACGAACGCTGACTGGACAGCCGAAGGTAATCAGGGATCTGCCTCTTTTGGTATCTCTGTATCTACAGCAGGAGATGTGAATGGTGATGGGTATAGTGACGTGATTGTGGGTGCGAATGAATTTGACAATGGAAATGTTAATGAGGGCATGGCCAATGTGTACTATGGTTCTGCAATGGGCCTTAATGTGCCTCCGGACTGGACGGCCGAGGGGAACATGGACAATGCATATTTTGGCTGGTCAGTATCCAATGCCGGAGACGTGAATAATGATGGATACAGTGATGTGATCGTGGGGTCACCATTTTATACTAATGGTGAGGCCTCTGAGGGAATGGCATTTGTTTACCTTGGCTCTTCTGCAGGACTTAACACTACAGCGGACTGGACAGGCGAAGGAAATCAGGGAGGAGCTGTTTTTGGACGTTCAGTAGCCGCGGCCGGAGATATCAACGGAGATGGGTATGGTGATGTGGTTGTTGGTTCGCCGGGATATGACAATTACGTAAGTGGTAATAATAATGTTGGGAGAGCTTTTGTGTATCAAGGCTCATTATCTGGTCTCAGTGCCAGTGAGAACTGGATGACTGAGGGAACGCAGTTAAATGAATATTATGGCTGGGAAGTAGATACAGCAGGAGATGTGAATGGTGATGGATACGGTGATGTTATAGTAGGAGGTCCTGGACATGACAACGTTGTGACTGATGATGGAATGGCTTTTGTATATCATGGGTCACTGTCAGGGCTCAGCCTCACGTCAGACTGGAATGCCGATGGTGGTCAGACAGGTGCTTTCTTTGGTTATTCTGTGTCTACAGCAGGAGATGTCAATGGCGACGGGTATGGTGATGTCATTGTAGGATCTCCTCTTGCAGACAACGGTGTTATTTATGAGGGAATGGCCTTTGTCTATCACGGATCGTCATCTGGCCTTAATACAAACGCTGACTGGACAGCTAAATCCGGCATGAGTGCTTCTTACTTTGGTATTACCGTGTCGTCAGCAGGCGATGTAAATGGTGATACCTTCAGTGATATAATTATTGGTGCTTATAGATATAATAACGGAGAGGCTGAAGAGGGAATGGCCTTTGTTTATCAAGGCTCATTATCGGGTCTGCGTACTACTGAGTAATTGACAGGCTGAGACTATCTGACGAGCTTTCCTTTTGTAAGACAAGTCAGATGATCATCTCAATTCTCAAAATTTTATATACATTGAATCAGGAGGTAAAAAAATGAAAAGACTGTTAATTACACTTTTTTTATTTTCCCTGGTAACAGGGTTAAATAGCCTTATTACAAGAGGAAGTTCCGGAAGTGAATCATTTTGGTCCGGAGACGAAATCCCGGCAGTAACCGAATTACCTCCAAATAATGGTGAGATACCGTTGGCACAGTTATTACATAATTTTCTGGCAGGCCATGTGTCAACCGGATGGCCTGGATGGCTTACTGGACTCCAGAATACAATAGAAAATTTTAATAACAGAAACGGTGATGTGGGTGTGACGATCTATTTCCCTGAGGAGAGTTGGTCTGGCTATACGCTTTTGGGCGGAACTCGTTTTGGTCCTGAGGGGCCAATAAACAATTCTACCCTGATCGATATGCAGGGTAACGTTATAAAAGAATGGCCACTCATGGGGCGTCCAGCCAAATTACTTCCAGGTGGTCACGTTATGGGTGGTGTTATGAGTGCGGGGTCAGGGGGTCTGGATATGGCAGAACTGGTACAAATGGATTGGTGTGGTAATCAGATATGGTCGTGGACAGGTTCTGGGGGTGAAGGAGGGGCCAGATGGCATCATGATTATCAGAGAGAAGGAAACCCTGTAGGTTATTTTTCGCCTTATCAATTACCACTATTACAGGATGGAAAGACCCTGATCCTTTCCAATGATTTTCCTCCTTTAGAGGAAACATGTCCAGACCCGGTTAACAACAGGGACAATTGTATAAGTGAAATGCCTTTGTTAGATGACGTAGTCTATGAAGTAGACTGGGAGGGAAATATCCTCTGGGAATGGCACGCATATGAGCACTATGATCAAATGGGGTTTGATGAGACTGCTAAAGAAGCCATAAGGACAAATAAGGTTTTTACGCTTGAAGGGTCTCCGGAGACTGATTGGCAGCATGTTAACGCTGTGTCTTATCTTGGCATAAATGTCTGGTATTCTCTAATGGGCGATGAGCGCTTTCATCCGGACAATATTATCCTGGATGGCAGAAGTTCAAATATCACAGCCATTATAGCCAGACATGATCATCCCCAGGGAGACTGGCAATCTGGAGATATTGTCTGGAAAATAGGTCCTGATTTTTCACAGGGTAACGATGAACATAAACTGGGACAGATAATTGGACAGCATATGGCACACATGATCCCGATTAATCTACCCGGTGGGGGTAACATTCTGTTGTTTGACAATGGAGGAAATGCCGGGTTCGGGTCATTGATACCTGGGTTGCCACCACACTTTCCCAATAAATACAGGATCTACTCACGTGTTATAGAATTTAATCCCCTGTCACTTGAAATTGTGTGGGAGTACGAGCTTAAACAGCCATCCGAGGGTGAACGAAAGTTTTTCAGCCCATTTTTAAGCGGTGCCCAGAGACTTCCAAACACGAATACCTTGATTACGGAAGGAGTTACCGGACGTGTTTTCGAGATTACACAGGAAGGTAAAATAGTCTGGGAATATATCTGGCCACATGAGGCGCCGCCTGGCTTTCCATTTCCTGCTATAGTCTATCGTGCGTACCGAGTACCACCCTGGTGGCTACCCGAGAACCTCGATTGTCCGGAATAGTAAATGGTGTGAATGTCCGAGAGTTGGTATATATTTCATTGAATAATTGAAGGAACTTACAACTCAAATCTCAAAATCTTATATACATTGAATGAGGAGGTTAAGAAAATGAAAAGACTATTAATGATACTTTCTGTATTTTTTCTGGTCATGGGCTCGCATACCCTTGCTGCACGGGAAAGTTCTGGAAGCGAAATATTCTGGTGTGGTGATGACGACATTCCGATTGTGGCCGAATTACCTCCTGTCAATGGAGAGATACCGCTGGCACAGTTGTTACATGGCTTTCTGGCGGGAGATGTGCAAGCCGGCTGGCTGGGTGTGCTTTCTATACTCATGAATTCAATAAATAATTTTGATAATAGAAACGGTGATGAAGGGGTAACGATCTATAACCCTGAAATGAGTTGGTATGGCTATACATTACTGAGTGCGCCTCACATTACCCCTGAAGGAGAAAATCATTCTATCCTGATTGATATGCAGGGGAACATTATAAATGAATGGCCCCTCTATGGTTTTCCTGCTAAAATGCTTCCAAATGGTAATGTTATGGGTGGTATTAAAGGAGGTGATCCGGATAGTCAGGACCTGACAGAATTAGTGCAAATGGATTGGTGTGGTAATCAGGTATGGTCCTGGACAGGGTTTGGGGGAGAGGGAGGCGCCAGATGGCATCATGATTATCAGAGAGAGGGGAATCCTGTAGGTTATTTTTCGCCTTATCAATTACCATTACTACAGGACGGAAAGACCCTGATATTGGCTCACTATTTTCCAACCCTGGCAGAAACATGTCCAGATCCGATCAACGACCGGAATAATTGTATCAGTGAAATGGAGTTGCAGGATGATGTTATCTATGAAGTCGATTGGGAAGGTAATATAATCTGGCAATGGCATGCATATGAACACTATCACCAGATGGGATTTGATGAGTCAGCCAGAGAAGCTATAAGGACAATTCACGCGCCTACAGGTGGTTGTGATATAACAAAAACCGATTGGCAGCATACAAATGCCATATCTTACCTTGGTCCCAATATATGGTATTTGAAAATGGGAGATGAGCGTTTTCAT harbors:
- a CDS encoding SGNH/GDSL hydrolase family protein yields the protein MRKKFNFLRTLVMRSMIDITILSTSIFLPMVCFALTPNPVMTGMGDSIGEGVQSGDANFATQPSSYLNLLTRQIGFELHVPLIQSSPTGVVGDTSNRSRLMPFDQATNLSVSGADVNSMINDKADALSIGEIDSETDLVLFPQLGSQLEIAESLNSLLTVCWIGNNDALSAATSFDQLDGSQLTPVPEFQSDFQEIAQRLVTPGKAVVFANIPYVSDIAFLIDRQDLIKFLGSDFGLPEGDLTSIVVMFLIMLGIDDGSLLNNPDYVLDSGEIQLIEQRTDVFNQIIQETAAGLGMPVVNINALFNQIAANPPSPFGLTLTTRFLGGIFSLDGVHPSNFAHAVIANAFIQTINSSFNANIPLISNNDLLQILITDPFVDKDNDGRVTGRFGAGLLETLAPFLGISGDPNDFAPNNLPSNSDIVTADAFKNGFLSLKGKNPEQATEWDKDEFIKIFKDIFSPEIILK
- a CDS encoding integrin alpha — encoded protein: MDFPRIKGSYTSFSKSRFRTLATTSLLFMLIGVAPVLSTCLISVSSMASVKKDTAVKLPAEASAGWWSKVQKQIRQSEYHVGWQDHSFLPYVKSAYQAPNRAQNLRTYFIRDGIRVIPRSSKGDDWIWGMSMSSYGFKGDIKAAGQAIPSYSGNGIYYQREGLIEWYINDEHGLEQGFTLDSPPRSNEPDPGTWIIIEMDLYGDLKASLNSMAGIVEFINTDGEVVLFYHKLHAFDSSGKELPSELALSDSGIEILVDTDQASYPVTIDPLITAPKPNWSAEGNQVDAVFGWSVSTAGDVNGDGYSDVIIGAELYDNGETNEGKAFVYHGSSFGLSATADWTVEGNKENAYFGFLVSTAGDVNGDGYDDVIIGAPLYSNGELYEGRAFVYHGSALGLSAAADWMDESNKVLAFFGVGLATAGDVNGDGFSDIIVGADSYNNGEFEEGMAFLYHGSSSGLSTTADWTDEGDQVSAYFGFSVSTAGDVNGDGYDDVIIGANGYDNGEVNEGKAFVYYGSSSGISTIADWEVESNQVNSVYGWAVSSAGDVNGDGYSDVIVGAPFYDNGEKNEGMVFMYLGSSSGLSINADWTAESDQEAALMGRLVSTAGDVNGDGYSDVIVGVHEYDNGEIDEGLAIVYLGSSTGLSMTGDWSAEGNQNRAIFGRSVSTAGDVNGDGYSDIIVSAPFYDNGESQEGKVFVYMGSPAGLGTTADWKAEGGQTSAYFGISATTAGDVNGDGFGDVIVGAYEFDSGEVNEGKVFMYLGSLLGPSTTADWEAEGDQANASFGVSVSTAGDVNGDGYSDIIVGANKYDNGETDEGRVFVYNGSSSGLGASAVWTAEGDQAYASFGVSVSTAGDVNGDGYSDIIIGSCTYDNGEIDEGKAFVYHGSASGLSITTDWTAEGNQGSANYGWSVSTAGDVNNDGYSEVIVGAPLYENGETNEGMASVYNGSSSGLSSAADWTAEGSQANAYFGISVSAAGDVNADGYGDVIVGAPLYGNGESYEGMASVYHGSFSGLNTLADWTVESDQALALFGISVSTAGDVNGDGYDDVIVGSRFYDNGETDEGMAVVYLGSSWGISPTAFWTAEGNQISAYFGWSVSTAGDVNGDGYSDVIVGAPLYNNGEADEGMAFLYLGSSSGLNTTSTGDWTGEGNQHSAYFGWSVSTAGDVNGDGYSDIIIGAYGYDSGEVNEGAAFVYHGSSSGFGTNADWTAEGNQGSASFGISVSTAGDVNGDGYSDVIVGANEFDNGNVNEGMANVYYGSAMGLNVPPDWTAEGNMDNAYFGWSVSNAGDVNNDGYSDVIVGSPFYTNGEASEGMAFVYLGSSAGLNTTADWTGEGNQGGAVFGRSVAAAGDINGDGYGDVVVGSPGYDNYVSGNNNVGRAFVYQGSLSGLSASENWMTEGTQLNEYYGWEVDTAGDVNGDGYGDVIVGGPGHDNVVTDDGMAFVYHGSLSGLSLTSDWNADGGQTGAFFGYSVSTAGDVNGDGYGDVIVGSPLADNGVIYEGMAFVYHGSSSGLNTNADWTAKSGMSASYFGITVSSAGDVNGDTFSDIIIGAYRYNNGEAEEGMAFVYQGSLSGLRTTE
- a CDS encoding aryl-sulfate sulfotransferase, translated to MKRLLITLFLFSLVTGLNSLITRGSSGSESFWSGDEIPAVTELPPNNGEIPLAQLLHNFLAGHVSTGWPGWLTGLQNTIENFNNRNGDVGVTIYFPEESWSGYTLLGGTRFGPEGPINNSTLIDMQGNVIKEWPLMGRPAKLLPGGHVMGGVMSAGSGGLDMAELVQMDWCGNQIWSWTGSGGEGGARWHHDYQREGNPVGYFSPYQLPLLQDGKTLILSNDFPPLEETCPDPVNNRDNCISEMPLLDDVVYEVDWEGNILWEWHAYEHYDQMGFDETAKEAIRTNKVFTLEGSPETDWQHVNAVSYLGINVWYSLMGDERFHPDNIILDGRSSNITAIIARHDHPQGDWQSGDIVWKIGPDFSQGNDEHKLGQIIGQHMAHMIPINLPGGGNILLFDNGGNAGFGSLIPGLPPHFPNKYRIYSRVIEFNPLSLEIVWEYELKQPSEGERKFFSPFLSGAQRLPNTNTLITEGVTGRVFEITQEGKIVWEYIWPHEAPPGFPFPAIVYRAYRVPPWWLPENLDCPE
- a CDS encoding aryl-sulfate sulfotransferase, encoding MKRLLMILSVFFLVMGSHTLAARESSGSEIFWCGDDDIPIVAELPPVNGEIPLAQLLHGFLAGDVQAGWLGVLSILMNSINNFDNRNGDEGVTIYNPEMSWYGYTLLSAPHITPEGENHSILIDMQGNIINEWPLYGFPAKMLPNGNVMGGIKGGDPDSQDLTELVQMDWCGNQVWSWTGFGGEGGARWHHDYQREGNPVGYFSPYQLPLLQDGKTLILAHYFPTLAETCPDPINDRNNCISEMELQDDVIYEVDWEGNIIWQWHAYEHYHQMGFDESAREAIRTIHAPTGGCDITKTDWQHTNAISYLGPNIWYLKMGDERFHPDNIIWDGRSSNITAIIARHDHPLGDWQSGDIVWKIGPDFSPGKDEHKLGQIIGQHMAHMIPINLPGGGNILLFDNGGYAGFGSLLPGLPPHFPNKLRDYSRVIEFDPRTFEIVWKYENKNPLDGERKFFSSFISGAQRLPNSNTLITEGVRGRVFEVTPQGEIVWEFISPFGAVPVDGCTNANSQALLPLASPIESQEQGSANTVYPVYRAYRVPPWWLPENLDCTGQ